A single region of the Buchnera aphidicola (Formosaphis micheliae) genome encodes:
- the tuf gene encoding elongation factor Tu, whose product MSKEKFERSKPHINVGTIGHVDHGKTTLTAAITTVLAKKYGGSPRAFDQIDNAPEEKARGITINTSHVEYDTRNRHYAHVDCPGHADYIKNMITGAAQMDGAILVVAASDGPMPQTREHILLGRQVGVPYIIVFLNKCDMVDDEELLELVEMEVRDLLTQYNFPGDDTPIIRGSALKALEGVQEWEEKIIELSELLDRYIPEPKRSIEKSFLLPIEDVFSISGRGTVVTGRVEQGVIKVGEEVEIVGIRNTIKTTCTGVEMFRKLLDEGRAGENVGVLLRGTKREDIERGQVLAKPGTIHPHMKFEAEVYVLSKEEGGRHTPFFKGYRPQFYFRTTDVTGLIELPPNVEMVMPGDNIKMVVSLIHPVAMSDGLRFAIREGGRTVGAGVVVKII is encoded by the coding sequence ATGTCAAAAGAAAAGTTTGAACGTTCCAAACCTCATATAAATGTAGGTACAATTGGACATGTTGATCATGGAAAAACCACTTTGACAGCAGCTATTACAACTGTTTTAGCAAAAAAATATGGTGGATCTCCTCGTGCATTTGATCAGATAGATAATGCTCCTGAAGAAAAAGCAAGAGGTATTACTATTAATACTTCTCATGTAGAATATGATACTCGTAATAGACATTATGCTCATGTTGATTGTCCAGGACATGCTGATTATATAAAAAATATGATAACAGGAGCTGCTCAAATGGATGGAGCAATTTTAGTAGTAGCAGCTAGTGATGGTCCAATGCCTCAAACACGTGAACATATTTTGTTAGGAAGACAAGTTGGTGTACCATATATTATTGTATTTTTAAATAAATGCGATATGGTTGATGATGAAGAATTGCTAGAATTAGTAGAAATGGAAGTAAGAGATTTATTAACTCAGTATAATTTTCCAGGAGATGATACGCCTATTATTAGAGGATCAGCATTAAAAGCATTAGAAGGTGTTCAAGAATGGGAAGAAAAAATCATTGAATTGTCAGAATTATTAGATCGTTATATTCCAGAACCAAAAAGATCTATTGAGAAATCATTTTTATTACCTATTGAAGATGTATTTTCTATTTCTGGACGTGGTACAGTTGTTACTGGGCGTGTTGAACAAGGTGTAATAAAAGTCGGTGAAGAAGTAGAAATTGTAGGAATAAGAAATACGATTAAAACCACTTGTACTGGTGTAGAAATGTTTAGGAAATTATTAGATGAAGGAAGAGCTGGTGAAAATGTAGGTGTATTATTAAGAGGAACTAAACGAGAAGATATAGAGAGAGGTCAAGTTTTAGCCAAGCCTGGTACTATTCATCCTCATATGAAATTTGAAGCAGAAGTATATGTTTTATCGAAAGAAGAAGGTGGTCGTCATACTCCTTTTTTTAAAGGTTATCGTCCTCAATTTTATTTTAGAACAACAGATGTCACAGGTTTGATAGAGTTACCTCCAAATGTTGAAATGGTTATGCCTGGAGATAATATTAAAATGGTAGTGTCATTAATTCATCCTGTTGCTATGTCTGATGGATTACGTTTTGCTATTCGTGAAGGTGGTCGTACAGTAGGAGCTGGAGTAGTTGTTAAAATTATTTGA
- the fusA gene encoding elongation factor G: protein MARITPIVNYRNIGISAHIDAGKTTTTERILFYTGINHKIGEVHDGAATMDWMEQEQERGITITSAATTTFWSGMANQFDAHRINIIDTPGHVDFTIEVERSMRILDGVIMVYCAVGGVQSQSETVWRQANKYKVPRIAFINKMDRIGANFLKVVKQIKNRFNISPVPIQLAIGCENNFSGIIDLIKMKAVYWNNDDQGVTFTYVDIPNDMIELSQKWYQNLVEFAAEANEDIMDKYLNGEKLSEEEIKCALRHRVLKNEIVLITCGSSFKNKGVQTLLDAVVEYLPSPIDVKLINTSLLNKNQLKNDDKISSYDNAPFSALAFKIATDPFVGNLTFFRVYSGVVKSGDTVFNSVKSQKERFGRIVQMHANKREEIKEVRAGDIAAAIGLKNVTTGDTLCDKNHNIILERMEFPEPVISIAVEPKTKSDQEKMGLALSRLAKEDPSFRVWTDSESNQTIISGMGELHLEIIVDRMKREFNVDGNVGTPQVAYRETIRKIVKNIEGKHIKQSGGRGQYGHVVIDLFPLDINGENYSFINDIKGGVIPGEYISAIDKGIQEQLKFGPLAGYPVVNVGVRLHFGSYHDVDSSEIAFKLAASMAFKSAFKQANPVLLEPIMKVEVETPDDYMGDVIGDLNRRRGIIEGMENNVNFKVICAQVPLSEMFGYATGLRSQSQGRASYSMEFLKYSEAPISIAKDIIFSKEK, encoded by the coding sequence AACAATGGATTGGATGGAACAAGAACAAGAAAGAGGTATTACTATTACTTCTGCTGCAACAACAACTTTTTGGTCAGGAATGGCTAATCAGTTTGATGCACATAGAATTAACATTATTGATACACCAGGACATGTAGATTTTACAATAGAAGTAGAACGTTCTATGCGTATTCTAGATGGTGTGATTATGGTGTATTGTGCAGTAGGGGGAGTTCAATCTCAATCTGAAACTGTTTGGCGTCAAGCTAATAAATATAAAGTTCCTAGGATTGCTTTTATAAATAAAATGGATCGTATAGGAGCAAATTTTTTAAAAGTAGTAAAACAAATTAAAAATCGTTTTAATATTAGCCCAGTTCCAATTCAATTAGCTATAGGTTGTGAAAATAATTTCTCAGGTATAATTGATTTAATAAAAATGAAAGCAGTATATTGGAATAACGATGATCAAGGAGTAACCTTTACTTATGTGGATATTCCTAACGATATGATAGAGTTATCTCAAAAATGGTATCAAAATTTAGTTGAATTTGCTGCAGAAGCTAATGAAGATATTATGGATAAATATTTAAATGGAGAAAAATTAAGCGAAGAAGAGATTAAATGTGCTTTGAGACATAGAGTATTAAAAAATGAAATTGTGCTCATTACTTGTGGTTCATCTTTTAAAAATAAAGGAGTGCAAACTTTACTCGATGCTGTTGTTGAATACTTACCTTCACCTATTGATGTAAAATTAATTAATACTTCTTTATTAAATAAAAATCAATTGAAAAATGATGATAAAATTTCATCATATGACAATGCACCTTTTTCTGCTTTAGCTTTTAAAATTGCAACTGATCCTTTTGTTGGAAACTTAACCTTTTTTAGAGTATATTCTGGTGTAGTAAAATCTGGAGATACTGTATTTAATTCTGTTAAGTCTCAAAAAGAGAGATTTGGTAGGATTGTACAAATGCATGCAAATAAACGTGAAGAAATAAAAGAAGTAAGAGCTGGGGATATTGCAGCTGCAATTGGTTTAAAAAATGTAACTACTGGTGATACTTTGTGTGATAAAAATCATAATATTATTTTAGAACGAATGGAGTTTCCTGAACCAGTTATATCGATTGCAGTAGAACCTAAAACTAAAAGTGATCAAGAAAAAATGGGATTAGCTTTGAGTCGATTAGCAAAAGAAGATCCTTCTTTTAGAGTATGGACTGACTCAGAGTCTAATCAAACAATTATTTCTGGTATGGGAGAATTGCATTTAGAAATTATTGTAGATCGTATGAAACGAGAATTTAATGTTGATGGTAATGTGGGTACTCCTCAGGTAGCTTATAGGGAAACAATACGTAAAATAGTAAAAAATATAGAAGGAAAACATATAAAACAATCAGGAGGAAGAGGTCAATATGGACATGTAGTAATTGATTTATTTCCGTTAGATATCAATGGAGAGAATTATAGTTTTATTAACGACATTAAAGGTGGAGTTATTCCAGGAGAATATATTTCTGCTATAGATAAAGGTATTCAAGAACAATTAAAATTTGGTCCATTAGCTGGGTATCCAGTAGTTAACGTAGGAGTTCGTTTACATTTTGGTTCTTATCATGATGTAGATTCTTCTGAAATTGCTTTTAAATTAGCAGCATCCATGGCTTTCAAAAGTGCTTTTAAACAAGCTAATCCTGTGTTATTAGAACCTATTATGAAAGTAGAGGTTGAAACGCCAGATGATTATATGGGAGATGTTATCGGTGATTTAAATCGTAGAAGAGGCATTATTGAAGGTATGGAAAATAATGTTAATTTTAAAGTAATATGTGCTCAAGTACCGTTATCTGAAATGTTTGGTTATGCTACTGGTTTACGTTCACAAAGTCAAGGAAGAGCATCTTATTCTATGGAATTTTTAAAATATTCAGAAGCTCCTATATCTATTGCGAAAGATATCATTTTTTCTAAAGAAAAATAA
- the rpsJ gene encoding 30S ribosomal protein S10, with the protein MQNQRIRIRLKAFDHRLIDQSTAEIVDTAKRTGAQVRGPIPLPTRKERFTILISPHVNKDARDQYEIRTHKRLIDIVEPTEKTVDALMRLDLAAGVDVQISLG; encoded by the coding sequence ATGCAGAACCAAAGAATACGTATTCGTCTTAAAGCGTTTGATCACCGATTAATAGATCAATCAACTGCTGAAATAGTTGACACTGCAAAAAGAACTGGAGCACAAGTACGTGGTCCTATACCACTACCTACACGTAAAGAACGTTTTACTATTTTAATATCTCCGCATGTAAACAAAGATGCACGTGATCAATATGAAATACGTACACATAAAAGATTAATAGATATAGTAGAACCTACTGAAAAAACAGTTGATGCTTTAATGCGTTTAGATCTTGCGGCTGGTGTGGATGTTCAGATTAGCCTAGGTTAA